The Mucilaginibacter gracilis genomic interval TAATTCCCGTATTACCACAAAACTTTCCGAACTTCTAAAGTGAAATATTTCGCGAGCCGTAAACTCAGGTTGAATCGTCTGTTTCAATCCTGCAGTAAACAGCCTGACCCCTACAGACCAGAAAAGAAACCATTTGCCGATAAGCCCCCAAGACAGCGAAAGTGCTCCATTATGACATTGATAAGTAATGCAGCTAACGGGCAGCACCAGCATGAACAGGGATACGCTGATCAGGTAAAGGGAAAGGTTCTTTTTAGCCATTGTGTTTTAATTAGCAGGTTGAGCTTAGCGCCATGAACTAAGTGTAACGATGTTCTTCAAAAAACTGAAAGACGATCGAAATGCTTTTCAACCGCTAAATTACTTTTTTAAGAATAAAATTCGCCAGATCGGGACTATCCATCATCCGTTCTATTTCGGTATCTATTAGTTGCACAATGTCCCTTTTAATTTCAAGATAATTTTGCTCAATCAAGCTAACGCTTATATCCCGGATTTTGGGAATGGGCAAGTATTGATCTTCTTCCTGTTTAATCGCGTCATGATCGTTAATGATTTCAGCATGAAAGGTTTTCAGCTCGATTTTTTGCATCGGGTCATCGGCCACCATTCCGACAAACTCACCGGACGAAAGGCCGCTGATCTTGGAAGGAGGGATTGCGCTTTCTAACTGTGTGGACTTGCTGATGGAAGTATCCATGCTATTAATCGACACACTTTCACGTTCCTGCATGATCTTGCCAAATCTTTCCGATAACTGCTTTGCGGTATCACCAACAACTTGTCCACTGATAATATTGCCAACGATATTCATAATCACCTCTGCCTGTTCGCGGCCATAATCTTTTTTCAGTTGGGAATAATCCTGCATCCCCAAGCAGGTAGCAACTTTATTGGAACGGGCAGTTGCGATCAGGCTGTCAATGCCATTAAAATAGATGGTCGGAAATTCATCAAATACGAGACTGCTTTTTATTTTGTTTTTTTGATTGACGAGTTTAATCATTCGTGAAATATACAAACTGAGAACAGCTCCATACGTTTGCTGTTTCTGAGGATTATTACCCATGCAAATGATCTTAGGCTCTTCCGGGTTATTCAGATCAAGCGTAAAATCATTGCCCGATAATACAAAATAAAGCTGCGGGGAAGCCAGGCGTGCCATGCTGATCTTTGCACTGGCTATCTGCCCTTCCAACTGATCCGTTGCCCTGTTCTTGTAAGCCGACACGAAAGGGTTAATCAGAACTTCTATTTCAGGTTCGGTTCTTAAAACCGAAAACAGGTCATGGTATTCCACCTGCATTAATTCAATGACATGC includes:
- a CDS encoding DUF6790 family protein gives rise to the protein MAKKNLSLYLISVSLFMLVLPVSCITYQCHNGALSLSWGLIGKWFLFWSVGVRLFTAGLKQTIQPEFTAREIFHFRSSESFVVIRELGFANISIGLIGILSLFNAQWATPAAIAGGLYFGLAGIMHIFKRPDSRNEILAMISDLFIFLLMICYLIFTL